Within Thiomicrospira sp. XS5, the genomic segment ATCACCACACACCCAACGGAACGCTTGGTCGCTCATTTTGAACAAGGTGCCGTCGTCGATCATGCCGCCGGTTTCATTGCAAATCGCCGAATAAACGATTTCACCCACCGAAACGCGTCGGACATTACGGGTAATGGCATACTGCATGAACACTTCGGCATCCGAACCGACCACTTCGAACTTGCGCAGCGGAGTCAGGTCAATCATGGCGACCTTTTCACGGCACGCCAGATATTCGGCATTGACGCCCCAGCCTTCGTATTCGGTCGCCACCCAGTACCCCCGGTATTCGGCAAAATGTTTGGTGAGTTTCGACGTTCGACTGTGAAAGCCGGTTTGTTTGGTCATGCGGGACAACTCCTCTGGAATGGTTCGATAAGCGATGGAACGGGTAAATTGTTCGTTCTCATCGTAGATTCGGACATGAATGTCGGTCGGGTGCCAACCGTTGGCCGGGTCGATGTCATCCGGACAGGCCGACGAGGCACACAACAAATCCCGATTGGCTTTCAACAAAACGTAATCGCCGGGACGAGACCAGGGTTCCGCAAACCCGATGGTGCCGCACGGCTCGACATAGGTATTGAAAAAGAAATTAATCGCCGGCCAGCCACTGCGCGGCTGGATACCGTATTTTTTCAAAGCGTTGTTGAAGTTCTCGGTACAACTGATGTGACCGAAGTACCCCTGGTCTTCATAAAACTTCGGACTGCAGGCGAACAGGAAGCTGTCGTGACACCCGACCGTATCCTGAACCACTTCCAGCATGGTCTGCTGGTCTTCGTCCATAAACTTGGAAAACAGGCCCGGTTGCGGTAAGGACAAACCCATATTGGTTCGGGTCGCGGTGCCGTCAATCATCTTTTCTTGCCCGGCATCCAATGCGGCCTTATCAAACGCGATGAAGTCGGAGCTTTGTTTGCCTTGCACGTCGATGATTTGAATCCACTGCCCGGCTTTCACTTCATAAGTGCGTGCGCTGCTGTGAGGAACGCGGATTTCCTGTACCGGTTCGGCCAGCGGTTCCGGCAAATCAACCGGCGCCTGGGCATAATGCACCACCTTCAATTCGGTGGTCGGCTGATGGGCATTCACCGCCATGTTGTCACCCGCGGCGACCACCACCAGTTTGACGTCCTGTTCGGGTGAAATATCCGGTAAAGTTTGCGCGGTAAACGTGTAGGCGTCACTCAAGGCCGTCTCTTTCACCTGCCAGCTCTGAAACTGCTCTTTCAAACGTTCAGAAGCCTGACCGTTGGCGGCCATCAGATTTAGGGTGCCATTCGCCGGACCGACCGTCACGGCGTCCGAAACCGGTAACCGATAACCGCTGTCGGAGGCGAAGAACACTTCACATCCCTGACAACCGTCGACCGAAGCCACTTGCACCCGATCACCCGCTTGGACCGACAGACAGATGGCGTCCTGTCCGGGAATGCGGTACTCCTTTACATAGGCATGTGTTTGCATCATGATGTTGCTCTCACTGTGCTCAATAAACGATTTGGTACATAACAGCGCATTTGCACTCAATCAGTGCGATTTTGGAAAAAAGACGATGTTTCTTTTTCCTTCAAATCGCAGACCTCCAACCCGATTTATTGATTCCTGATAATAAACAAAATTTACTGATATGATTTATTATTCAAGGACTTTGCACAATACTCCGTTGGCAGTAACCCCAATGGAGTAGGCCTGAATTCCGCTCCATGGCATGTTTGGTGCTTCTTCTCGTATCTAGGTAATAAATTGCACAATCAATGAGCCAAAAAGGTGAGCAAGGTGAGTCGGAATGGTTAACCTGGGACAACTGTTATCGTTCAACATTTCCACACTTTGGCATCGTTCCGCCCGCAAAACAGCATCTCGCGCCTTAAACTCGCTCGATTATTCCGATATCGCCTTCCAATTGGCGACCACCGACAACCTGAAACGTTTGCTACCCAGCTTGCTTTCTCAGAGCGCTCTGCAAGACCAGTGCAGTGCCGAACTGCCTTATTACGACAGTCTGTTCATCCTGACGCCCTTGGCCGGTCATAAATACCATGTGCATGCCCCCGCCCTCCTGCCCCCGAACCCACAACTGATGAATTATTTTGAATCGCTACGCATCCGCACGCCGGGGCACAGCAATTCACAACGCATCGACCAGGTGGGCGCACACAATATTGTGTTTTTCCCGCTGCAAAATCGTGAAAGCCATGAAGAAGCCTACCTGGTGGTGGTCTTCAAAGGTCCGATTCCCAGAGACAATCACGCCGCCAACCTACTACGCCCATTACGCAATGCGCTACAGAAAGGGCTACAGGCACATCAAAAACATCAACAGCAAATCGACCAGGCGGTGCAGCAGGAACGTGAAGCCCAAGCCGCCGATTTGCACGACTCCATTGCACAGATACTGAGTTATCTCAAAATGCGAGCTTACACCTTAAACAGTGCGTGCCTGGAACTCGAGGACCCAACCTTCCGAAAACTGAGCAAAGACATTGAACAGCAAATCGGGTTTGCACACCGCTTGACCCGCGAAATAATTTCATCCTCCCGCGTGACCTATGAGGAAACGCATCTTTCAAGCGCCATCGAAAACACCATGAATGAATTCGAACAGCTTTCCGGCATCGTCTTCGAGCTGGACAACCGGGCGAAAGAACCGCTGGAGACTGTCTCGCACCCGAATGAAGTGCTATTCATCGTGCGTGAAGCGCTGTGCAATCTGGTGCGGCACTCTCATGCCTCACACACGCGAATCGTCATTACCCATCGCGCCGATGTCGGCGTCAGCATCACCGTGGAAGATAACGGTATCGGTATCCGCCCGAACCCCGCCCGCAAGGACAGCTTCGGGCTCCGCATAATGGAAGAACGCGCCCGCAAGCTGGGCGCCAAATTACAAATCGAAACGCGTCAGCAAGGTGGCACGCGCGTTTGCTTACGGCTACCAAGGAAAAACTGACACCATGAAATCCCCTACGACAGCGAATGCCATCGTCGTCGACGACCACCCATTATTTCGGCGCGGCGTCGTCGAACTGCTGAATGAAAGCGACCGTTTTGACGTCATGCAATCCTACGGATCGGCATTGGAATTGATTGAAGACATGCCGGAGATACCGCCGGACTTACTGCTACTGGATTTGCAAATGCCCGATATGAGTGGTATCGAAGCGCTGAAAGCCCTTCGCCCGCAACTGACTGACACCAAAATCGTTATGCTGACGGTGTCGATGGACAGCCAAAGCCTGATGGAAGCCATCAGCATCGGTGCCGATGGCTATCTGTTGAAGGACACCGACTCCGAACAGATTCTCGACCACCTGTCGGCGGTGCTGGCCGGAAAAATCGCCATCGACGAATCCGCGGTGACCTTGCTGGCCCAAGGCATTCGCACCCAAGGCCAACCAGCGCCAACGCAACGCGAACCCGAAAACCACGAAGACATTCTCAACGAACTGACCGAACGCGAACGCCAAACACTGGAATTGATTTCAAAAGGCCTCAGCAACAAGCTAATTGCCCGAGAACTCGGCATCAGCGACGGTACGGTCAAAGTCTACGTTAAAAATCTGCTGCGCAAACTTGACCTGCATTCCCGATTGGAGCTGGCGGCCTGGAATCATCGCCTGAAAGCGTCGCAAACGGACGAATCGTCATGACCGCGTGGCTGCAAAGCGCGGCCGATTGGCTGCGAAGCCCTCACAGTTTGAACCTGGAGACGCTGATCGACAGCCTCAACGACGCCGTCATCGTCATCGAAAAACACAATCGGTTGCAGTACGCCAACCGCCATTGGTCTCAGTTGACGGGCCACGCTTCCGCCGACTGTCAGCATCAACCCTTCACCCAATTCATTCACCCGGAAGATCGCGTCAACTGGCAAATTGCTTTCCAGAAATTTCACCAGGCCTGCGACAGCCAATTATTATGGCTACGCATTCTCGATAAGGAGGATGTGGTGCATTGGTGCGAAATACGGGTGCAACCGCTGTTGCCAAACCGGCCTTATCCGTTAAGCGCCACTTTGTGCGACATCACCCCGCAAATCCGTTCCGACCAAATCAAGGAAGCCCGTTACCGCAGCCTGAACCGTTTAGTCGACCGGGTGCCCGCGATGATTTACCGCTCCCGCAACAACATTCACTGGACCATGGAGTTTGTCAGCGACGGTTGCCGGGAGCTGACCGGTTACACGCCGGAAAAAATGATTAACAATGCCGAACTGTCTTACGGTTCGCTGATTCACGACGACGACCAGGAAGACGTCTGGTGCAATGTCCAAAAAGCCATACAGGACAACCGTTGCTTTGAAATTACTTACCGTTTGCGCCACGCGGACGGCCATACCCGCCAAGTGTACGAAAAAGGCTGTGCCATTTATTCCGATACCGGTTCCATTCTCGGCATCGAAGGCGTGATTTTCGCCTTGGACAACGTGCTTTAACACATCACCTACCCCACTCGTACTACCCCGTTACCCTTTTAGAGTTACTAACTCTTAGGAATACCGAACCCCGGCTAAATCCATTAACTTATCTCCTAACGAAACAAAGAAACTTTTTTTCTTTAAAAGAAACGTCGTTTCATTACCACACTTATTTCATTAGGTTTCATTAGGAGACATCACCATGACAAAACGTGTCGCGATTATCGGCGCCGGGCCTAGCGGACTGGCACAATTGAGAGCTTTCCAATCCGCCCAATCCAAAGGCGCAGACATTCCGGAACTGGTTTGTTTTGAGAAACAAAGCGATTGGGGCGGTTTGTGGAATTACACCTGGCGCACCGGGCTGGACGAAAACGGCGAGCCGGTGCATTGCAGTATGTATCGTTATCTATGGTCAAACGGCCCGAAGGAGTGTTTGGAGTTCGCGGATTACACCTTCGACGAGCATTTCGGCAAGCCCATCGCCTCTTACCCGCCGCGTGAAGTGTTGTGGGATTACATTAAAGGCCGAGTCGAAAAAGCCGGTGTCCGGGATTACATCCGTTTCAACACCGTGGTCCGTAACGTTTCATACGACGACGACGCCGAAACCTTCACCGTCACGGTTCAAGACCACAATGAAGACAAGATCTATTCCGAAGAATTCGACTATGTGATTTCCGCCTCCGGTCACTTTTCCACACCCAAAGTGCCGGATTTTGAAGGCTTCCAGACCTTCGGCGGCCGCATCCTGCACGCCCACGATTTCCGCGACGCCTTGGAATTCAAAGACAAGGATATTCTATTGGTCGGCGCCAGTTACTCGGCAGAAGACATCGGGTCGCAGTGTTATAAATACGGCGCCAAAAGTATTATCACTTGCTACCGTTCGGCACCGATGGGCTATAAGTGGCCGGAAAACTGGGACGAAAAACCGCTTTTGGAGCGTGTTGACACCCACCGCGCCTATTTCGCCGACGGCAGTTCCAAGAAAATCGACGCCATTATCCTGTGCACCGGCTATTTACACCACTTCCCATACCTGCCGGACTCCCTGCGTTTGGTGACGGACAACCGACTTTGGCCGCTTGACCTGTATAAAGGCGTGGTCTGGGAAAACAATCCGAAATTCTTTTATCTCGGTATGCAAGACCAGTGGTACACCTTCAATATGTTCGACGCCCAGGCCTGGTATGTCCGCGACGTGATTCTCGGACGCATTCCGTTGCCGAGCAAAGCGGAAATGACCCAAAACTCCCAGGCCTGGCGGGAAAAGGAATTGACGCTGGAAACCGCGGAAGAAATGTACACCTTCCAAGGCGATTACATTCAGGAACTGATCGACGCCACCGATTATCCGTCTTTCGACATTCCGGCCGTCAACCAGACCTTCTTAGAGTGGAAACACCACAAGAAGGAAAACATCATGACCTTCCGCGATCATTCTTACCGCTCTTTGATGACCGGCACCATGTCGCCGAAACATCACACACCGTGGATTGATGCACTGGACGATTCGCTTGAAGCGTATCTCGCGGACGGTCCACAGGACGAAAAACTCGCCGCCAACCAATGAACCCGGTCAGACATCAGGAGACGTTTATGCAACCCGTTCCCAGTATCAAAAGTCGGCCGGTCTATGAAGACATCGGCATTGACCCGGCCGTGCAAAAACATCTGTTCATCGCGCAAACCGGCAGCTTCGACAAATTGGCGAAACTCTACCAGGCCTGCCCGAGTGATAAAAGTTGCTGGATTGTCGGCGACGACACTCAGGAAAGCCTGCCCGACAACAGCCGTTTCGTTTCGCAGGACGGCATCGACACGGTGTTCGGCGAACAGTTCGCCGACCTGCCGATTTCCAGCCACATCTATGTGGCCGGGCAAAACGAGTCTTTTTTGTGGGACATCCACAACCTCGCCACCCGGGCCGGACTGGCGTCGGAACAGGTGAAGATGTTCGAACCTGTCACCAACCAGAGACGGCTGTTCTGCACCCATTGTTACACCCTCACCGAGGGCGTGACCCATTCGCCTTACGAATGCCCGGGCTGCGGTCGCTTACTCTTGGTTCGCGACCATTTCTCCCGCATCCATGCGGCCTATGTCGGCGTCATCATCAATGCGGAAGACCCGAACGACATTCCCGAAACAGAGGAGTTGAGCTAATGAGTGCCGCTATGAAAGTCCATGTCAGCGCCATCCGTAAAGTGGCGCCGACCATCAAGGAATTCATCTTGACGCCGGCTGACGGTGAATTCTTTCCCTTTTCACCCGGTTCCCACATCGTGGTGGAAATGCAGACCGACAGCAAAACCATCCGCAACGCTTACTCCTTGTTGAGCGATCCGATGGACAACCGTCAATACCGCATAGCGGTTCGCTTGCAACCCGAATCGCGTGGCGGTTCCGAGTTCATGCATCATGAAGTGCATGAAGGCGACGAATTGACGATTACACCGCCGAACAACCTGTTCTCGCCGGACTGGCGTGCCAAGAAACACGTGTTCTTCGCCGGAGGCGTCGGCATCACACCCTTTATGTCGTACATCCCGGAAATGCTGCGCCGCGGCGCGGACTTCGAACTGCACTACATGTATCGCAGCACTCAGACAGGCGCCTATGTGGAAGCGCTTCGCGACCTGATCGGCGAGCGTTTGCACACCTACGACTCCATCACCTCCAGCCGGGCGGAAATCGCCGACATCATGGCCCATTGCCCGCAAGGCACGCACCTTTACATTTGCGGCCCGGAATCGTTGATCGACACGGTGCGTTACCGCGGTCAACAAACCGGCTGGCCGGCGTCCCACATCCATTACGAAGCCTTTGCCGCGCCCAAACCCGGTAAACCCTTTGTGGCGGAATTGAAGAAATCCGGCAAAACCATTTATGTACCGGAAGACCAATCGCTTCTGGAAGCCCTGGAGGCCAACGAAGTAGAGATACCGAACCTGTGCCGTGGCGGCGTTTGCGGCCAGTGCAGGAGTCCGGTATTGGATGGCGATATCGAACATCGGGATGAGTTCCTATCCGAAAAAGAAAAGTCCGACAACCGCTGCATTATGCCTTGCGTGTCACGCGCCAAGTCCAGTCGGTTACACCTAGACATTTAATCAAAGGAAATTGACGATGAGATTAGCCCCAAAACCCGTACAAACTTTCCGCGACGACTTCACTTACACCAACAGTGACG encodes:
- a CDS encoding DUF1989 domain-containing protein, with product MMQTHAYVKEYRIPGQDAICLSVQAGDRVQVASVDGCQGCEVFFASDSGYRLPVSDAVTVGPANGTLNLMAANGQASERLKEQFQSWQVKETALSDAYTFTAQTLPDISPEQDVKLVVVAAGDNMAVNAHQPTTELKVVHYAQAPVDLPEPLAEPVQEIRVPHSSARTYEVKAGQWIQIIDVQGKQSSDFIAFDKAALDAGQEKMIDGTATRTNMGLSLPQPGLFSKFMDEDQQTMLEVVQDTVGCHDSFLFACSPKFYEDQGYFGHISCTENFNNALKKYGIQPRSGWPAINFFFNTYVEPCGTIGFAEPWSRPGDYVLLKANRDLLCASSACPDDIDPANGWHPTDIHVRIYDENEQFTRSIAYRTIPEELSRMTKQTGFHSRTSKLTKHFAEYRGYWVATEYEGWGVNAEYLACREKVAMIDLTPLRKFEVVGSDAEVFMQYAITRNVRRVSVGEIVYSAICNETGGMIDDGTLFKMSDQAFRWVCGDPYTGKWLRELAEKTGHRVTVRESTDQLHNVAVQGPNSRALLQELIWTPEHQTDVADLAWFHFTIGRLGGPTGTPVMVSRTGYTGELGFEVWCHPDDAETLWDVIWEAGQAYGIAPLGFDALDKLRIEAGLIFAEHEFCPETNPFEAGIGFTTPLKTNDEDFVGRQAIERQAPESRHKLMGLAVQSNEPVHHGDKVYNGRFPVGVVTSATFSPILKKQIALCRLAPDFAAVDTELEVGQLDGQQKRIPAKVVALPFYDPERTRVRS
- a CDS encoding PDR/VanB family oxidoreductase; amino-acid sequence: MSAAMKVHVSAIRKVAPTIKEFILTPADGEFFPFSPGSHIVVEMQTDSKTIRNAYSLLSDPMDNRQYRIAVRLQPESRGGSEFMHHEVHEGDELTITPPNNLFSPDWRAKKHVFFAGGVGITPFMSYIPEMLRRGADFELHYMYRSTQTGAYVEALRDLIGERLHTYDSITSSRAEIADIMAHCPQGTHLYICGPESLIDTVRYRGQQTGWPASHIHYEAFAAPKPGKPFVAELKKSGKTIYVPEDQSLLEALEANEVEIPNLCRGGVCGQCRSPVLDGDIEHRDEFLSEKEKSDNRCIMPCVSRAKSSRLHLDI
- a CDS encoding sensor histidine kinase, whose amino-acid sequence is MVNLGQLLSFNISTLWHRSARKTASRALNSLDYSDIAFQLATTDNLKRLLPSLLSQSALQDQCSAELPYYDSLFILTPLAGHKYHVHAPALLPPNPQLMNYFESLRIRTPGHSNSQRIDQVGAHNIVFFPLQNRESHEEAYLVVVFKGPIPRDNHAANLLRPLRNALQKGLQAHQKHQQQIDQAVQQEREAQAADLHDSIAQILSYLKMRAYTLNSACLELEDPTFRKLSKDIEQQIGFAHRLTREIISSSRVTYEETHLSSAIENTMNEFEQLSGIVFELDNRAKEPLETVSHPNEVLFIVREALCNLVRHSHASHTRIVITHRADVGVSITVEDNGIGIRPNPARKDSFGLRIMEERARKLGAKLQIETRQQGGTRVCLRLPRKN
- a CDS encoding dimethylamine monooxygenase subunit DmmA family protein, which encodes MQPVPSIKSRPVYEDIGIDPAVQKHLFIAQTGSFDKLAKLYQACPSDKSCWIVGDDTQESLPDNSRFVSQDGIDTVFGEQFADLPISSHIYVAGQNESFLWDIHNLATRAGLASEQVKMFEPVTNQRRLFCTHCYTLTEGVTHSPYECPGCGRLLLVRDHFSRIHAAYVGVIINAEDPNDIPETEELS
- a CDS encoding NAD(P)-binding domain-containing protein, which produces MTKRVAIIGAGPSGLAQLRAFQSAQSKGADIPELVCFEKQSDWGGLWNYTWRTGLDENGEPVHCSMYRYLWSNGPKECLEFADYTFDEHFGKPIASYPPREVLWDYIKGRVEKAGVRDYIRFNTVVRNVSYDDDAETFTVTVQDHNEDKIYSEEFDYVISASGHFSTPKVPDFEGFQTFGGRILHAHDFRDALEFKDKDILLVGASYSAEDIGSQCYKYGAKSIITCYRSAPMGYKWPENWDEKPLLERVDTHRAYFADGSSKKIDAIILCTGYLHHFPYLPDSLRLVTDNRLWPLDLYKGVVWENNPKFFYLGMQDQWYTFNMFDAQAWYVRDVILGRIPLPSKAEMTQNSQAWREKELTLETAEEMYTFQGDYIQELIDATDYPSFDIPAVNQTFLEWKHHKKENIMTFRDHSYRSLMTGTMSPKHHTPWIDALDDSLEAYLADGPQDEKLAANQ
- a CDS encoding response regulator → MKSPTTANAIVVDDHPLFRRGVVELLNESDRFDVMQSYGSALELIEDMPEIPPDLLLLDLQMPDMSGIEALKALRPQLTDTKIVMLTVSMDSQSLMEAISIGADGYLLKDTDSEQILDHLSAVLAGKIAIDESAVTLLAQGIRTQGQPAPTQREPENHEDILNELTERERQTLELISKGLSNKLIARELGISDGTVKVYVKNLLRKLDLHSRLELAAWNHRLKASQTDESS
- a CDS encoding PAS domain-containing protein; the encoded protein is MTAWLQSAADWLRSPHSLNLETLIDSLNDAVIVIEKHNRLQYANRHWSQLTGHASADCQHQPFTQFIHPEDRVNWQIAFQKFHQACDSQLLWLRILDKEDVVHWCEIRVQPLLPNRPYPLSATLCDITPQIRSDQIKEARYRSLNRLVDRVPAMIYRSRNNIHWTMEFVSDGCRELTGYTPEKMINNAELSYGSLIHDDDQEDVWCNVQKAIQDNRCFEITYRLRHADGHTRQVYEKGCAIYSDTGSILGIEGVIFALDNVL